In the genome of Oscarella lobularis chromosome 1, ooOscLobu1.1, whole genome shotgun sequence, one region contains:
- the LOC136199871 gene encoding RNA 3'-terminal phosphate cyclase-like, with the protein MNSSCSKTALESSSECENSEANEHDVDVTLSSGRIEEMEKHPIVIDARNAGGQVLRIANALSFLTKKPITAQNIRQHRGLRESHTHQVDMVVTMSNGKAEGNEEGSIEYTLWPREAKMIANEKISLESKCEFIPTLQAVLPCFVFGKETSTLRWLGDMSMSRNADAIYFCQSVLRFVLRKFGVHFDIVTTTDDEGAEKTIVTVDSTKELKGVTMMTSCDRNIREIRATIFWEDSESKKKDCVNVREFEKHCIQTLKEEFGTDILIHCKTKYSVRHDETLSSLQLEVVTSDECILPEYAIWYSWCSSDREAKRIVSKAVLRCKRAYDNGVCVQGLLTDQILLFMALAKGTSTIRSDYPLPDDHWEKAISVIEELLDVKFSVRIDSEKEFVDISCEGIGMQNENFFDYIAESVFSM; encoded by the exons ATGAATTCAAGTTGCAGCAAAACTGCActcgaatcgtcgagcgAGTGTGAAAACTCTGAAGCAAATgagcacgacgtcgacgtgactCTGAGCAGTGGCAGAAtcgaagaaatggaaaagc ATCCGATCGTTATTGACGCTCGGAATGCG GGAGGACAAGTGCTGCGAATTGCCAACGCATTATCCTTCCTTACAAAAAAACCAATTACAGCTCAAAACATCAGACAGCACCGTGGATTACGCGAAAGCCATACGCACCAAGTGGACATGGTGGTCACAATGTCAAACGGAAAAGCAGAGGGAAACGAAGAAGGATCGATCGAA TACACGCTGTGGCCGCGAGAAGCAAAAATGATTGCAAACGAGAAGATTTCCCTCGAGTCAAAATG tgaATTTATTCCGACTCTGCAAGCGGTTCTGCCTTGTTTTGTCtttggaaaagaaacgtcaacGTTGCGCTGGCTCGGAGATATGTCGATGTCTCGTAACGCGGACGCCATTTATTTCTGCCAATCG gttcTGCGATTTGTTCTTAGAAAGTTCGGTGTGCATTTTGACATTGTGACGAC taccgacgacgaaggagcgGAAAAGACAATCGTAACAGTCGACTCCACAAAAGAGTTAAAAGGCGTGACAATGATGACGAGCTGCGACAGAAACATCAGGGAAATTCGAGCAACAATTTTCTGGGAAGATAGCGAATCGAAAAAA AAAGACTGCGTGAATGTGCGGGAATTTGAAAAGCATTGTATTCAAACTCTGAAAGAGGAGTTTGGAACGGATATCTTGATTCATTGCAAGACAAAGTATAGCGTTAGACACGACGAGACTTTGTCGTCATTGCA ATTAGAAGTTGTCACGTCGGACGAATGCATATTGCCTGAGTATGCCATTTGGTATTCGTGGTGCTCTAGCGATCGTGAAGCTAAGAGGATCGTAAGTAAAGCGGTACTCAGGTGCAAACGCGCCTACGATAATGGAGTCTGCGTTCAAGGTCTTTTGACTGATCAG ATTCTCCTATTTATGGCTCTTGCTAAAGGAACATCGACTATTAGAAGCGATTATCCTCTACCTGATGATCATTGGGAAAAGGCAATTAGTGTCATAGAAGAACTTCTAGAC GTAAAGTTCTCTGTTAGAATTGACTCGGAAAAGGAGTTTGTTGATATATCCTGTGAGGGAATTGGGATGCAGaacgagaatttttttgactacATTGCTGAGTCTGTGTTCTCTATGTAG
- the LOC136199669 gene encoding RNA 3'-terminal phosphate cyclase-like, whose product MNSSCSKDEAEPSSQSDSSESQTNSEHDDVNSDRVDSDSVEEIEKTRTRDSADPIVIDASNAGGQVLRIANTLFFFTKKPITVTNIRGHHGLRESHTHQVDMVVTMSNGRAEGNEEGSVEYTLWPSDAKTTATNKTFSFESDWEFLTTFQAVLPCFAFGREKSTFRWCGEELDSSLCLLDYVYFCQSILRPVLEKFGVHFDVVASGPDEIEEMIATVDAVKELKSVTMTSCDGDIDEIRATIFHSGQYNDRDPRTCAQEFEWNCIRILKEIFGTEVVIHCKTKYRMTYARYWNPPRSSIILEIITSDECILTAERFSWSPSWNFSYEESDSVDDAERIVRNLALDCKRAYGNRVCVRDHLTDQILLFMALAKGTSTIRSDYPLPDDHWKKAISVIEELLDVKFSVRIEDEFIDISCEGIGMQNENF is encoded by the exons ATGAATTCAAGCTGTAGCAAAGATGAAGCCGAACCGTCGAGCCAGAGCGACAGCTCTGAAAGTCAAACGAATTCAgagcacgacgacgtgaacAGTGACAGAGTCGACAGTGACTCggtcgaagaaatcgaaaagacTCGGACTCGCG ATTCTGCTGATCCGATTGTTATTGACGCTTCGAATGCG GGAGGACAAGTGCTGCGAATCGCCAATACGCTATTCTTCTTCACAAAGAAACCAATTACAGTCACAAACATCAGAGGACACCATGGATTACGCGAGAGCCACACGCATCAAGTGGACATGGTGGTCACTATGTCAAATGGGAGAGCAGAGGGAAACGAAGAAGGATCGGTCGAA TACACATTGTGGCCGTCTGATGCAAAAACGACTGCTACCAacaagacgttttcttttgagtcAGATTG GGAATTTCTTACGACTTTTCAAGCCGTTCTGCCTTGCTTTGCCTTCGGAAGAGAAAAGTCCACGTTTCGTTGGTGCGGCGAAGAGTTGGATTCTTCGCTTTGCCTCTTGGACTACGTTTATTTCTGCCAATCG ATTCTGCGACCCGTTCTTGAAAAATTCGGCGTGCACTTTGACGTGGTAGCGTC TGGCCCCGACGAAATAGAGGAAATGATCGCAACAGTAGACGCGGTCAAAGAACTGAAAAGCGTGACGATGACCAGCTGCGACGGagacatcgacgaaattcgagcAACAATTTTTCACTCGGGACAATACAACGACAGA GATCCCCGCACTTGTGCGCAAGAATTCGAATGGAATTGCATTCGAAtcctaaaagaaatatttgGAACGGAAGTTGTGATTCATTGCAAGACGAAGTATCGTATGACGTATGCGAGGTACTGGAATCCGCCCAGGTCATCGATTAT ATTAGAAATCATCACGTCAGACGAATGCATATTGACCGCCGAGAGATTCTCTTGGAGTCCGTCGTGGAACTTCAGCTATGAAGAAAGCGATAGCGTCGATGATGCCGAGCGCATTGTAAGAAATTTGGCGCTCGATTGCAAACGCGCCTACGGTAATCGCGTGTGCGTTCGAGATCACTTGACTGATCAG ATTCTCCTTTTTATGGCTCTTGCTAAAGGAACATCGACGATTAGGAGCGATTATCCTCTACCTGATGATCATTGGAAAAAGGCAATTAGTGTCATAGAAGAACTTTTAGAC GTAAAGTTTTCCGTTAGAATCGAAGACGAGTTTATTGATATATCCTGTGAAGGAATTGGGATGCAAAACGAGAATTTTTGA
- the LOC136199368 gene encoding RNA 3'-terminal phosphate cyclase-like isoform X2 has product MNSSCSDAQIQTSNQSDSSEASKNVITGKIEEMTKNDPVVPSVIDVSYAGGQVLRIVNALSFLLKKPVTVKNVRTNKHWTKRGLSADHVHQLSMVVAMSNGRAEGNVRRSTEYTLRPCSAGTEGFSLRCESLFVTDLQAVLPCLVFAKEKSTFHWQGCPSDSHQTYFCQSVLRLILAKFGVRFDMVTTSLGDDEETRRKIVTTVHPAKELTSVNMTTRDRSIKKVRAMIFHWREYYSNKRFHYATKIEEETIRILKQEFGKDVLIHCTTKLRQRSFVDDDSSMSSLVLKVVTSDEFILPSYVAWIPSTSSGYRLDANTFVTTTARKCKRAFDNGVCISGHLTDQVLVFMALAKGKSTIRSDYPLPDDHWKKAISAIEKLLDVKFSVEIDARYRFVDIACEGIGMQNKNY; this is encoded by the exons ATGAATTCAAGTTGTAGCGACGCTCAAATCCAAACGTCGAATCAGAGCGACAGTTCTGAAGCCAGCAAGAATGTGATCACTGGCAAGATCGAAGAAATGACCAAAAATG ATCCCGTTGTTCCAAGCGTCATTGACGTTTCATATGCG GGAGGACAAGTGCTACGAATTGTCAACGCCCTATCCTTCCTTCTAAAGAAACCAGTTACAGTAAAAAACGTCAGGACAAACAAACATTGGACGAAAAGAGGATTATCCGCCGACCATGTACACCAATTGAGCATGGTGGTTGCTATGTCAAACGGAAGAGCAGAAGGAAACGTACGAAGATCCACTGAG TACACGCTGAGGCCGTGCAGCGCAGGCACGGAGGGTTTTTCCCTTCGATGTGAATCGCTCTTTGTTACGGATCTGCAGGCTGTGCTGCCTTGCCTTGTCTTTGCAAAAGAGAAGTCGACGTTCCATTGGCAAGGATGTCCGTCAGACAGTCATCAAACGTACTTCTGCCAATCG GTATTGAGATTAATTCTCGCAAAGTTTGGCGTGCGTTTTGACATGGTGACGACGTCACT cggcgatgacgaagaaacgcgGCGAAAGATCGTTACAACCGTGCACCCGGCAAAAGAACTTACGAGCGTGAACATGACAACGCGCGACAGAAGCATCAAGAAAGTTCGAGCCATGATTTTCCACTGGAGAGAATACTACTCAAAC AAACGTTTCCATTATGCGACAAAAATCGAAGAGGAAACCATTCGAATTCTGAAGCAAGAGTTTGGAAAGGACGTTTTGATTCATTGCACGACCAAACTTCGACAAcgttctttcgtcgacgatgattCGTCCATGTCGTCACTTGT ATTGAaagtcgtgacgtcagacgaaTTCATATTGCCCTCCTATGTTGCTTGGATACCGAGCACGAGCTCGGGCTATCGTCTGGATGCCAATACCTTTGTAACAACGACGGCACGCAAGTGCAAACGAGCGTTCGACAACGGAGTCTGCATCAGCGGTCATTTGACTGACCAA GTGCTCGTTTTTATGGCCCTTGCTAaaggaaaatcgacgatcaGAAGCGATTATCCTCTACCTGACGATCATTGGAAAAAGGCAATTAGTGCCATAGAGAAACTTCTAGAC GTCAAATTTTCCGTTGAAATCGACGCTCGTTACCGGTTTGTTGATATAGCCTGCGAGGGCATTGGAATGCAGAATaagaattattga
- the LOC136199368 gene encoding RNA 3'-terminal phosphate cyclase-like isoform X1: MNSSCSDAQIQTSNQSDSSEASKNVITGKIEEMTKNDPVVPSVIDVSYAGGQVLRIVNALSFLLKKPVTVKNVRTNKHWTKRGLSADHVHQLSMVVAMSNGRAEGNVRRSTEYTLRPCSAGTEGFSLRCESLFVTDLQAVLPCLVFAKEKSTFHWQGCPSDSHQTYFCQSVNSVLRLILAKFGVRFDMVTTSLGDDEETRRKIVTTVHPAKELTSVNMTTRDRSIKKVRAMIFHWREYYSNKRFHYATKIEEETIRILKQEFGKDVLIHCTTKLRQRSFVDDDSSMSSLVLKVVTSDEFILPSYVAWIPSTSSGYRLDANTFVTTTARKCKRAFDNGVCISGHLTDQVLVFMALAKGKSTIRSDYPLPDDHWKKAISAIEKLLDVKFSVEIDARYRFVDIACEGIGMQNKNY; this comes from the exons ATGAATTCAAGTTGTAGCGACGCTCAAATCCAAACGTCGAATCAGAGCGACAGTTCTGAAGCCAGCAAGAATGTGATCACTGGCAAGATCGAAGAAATGACCAAAAATG ATCCCGTTGTTCCAAGCGTCATTGACGTTTCATATGCG GGAGGACAAGTGCTACGAATTGTCAACGCCCTATCCTTCCTTCTAAAGAAACCAGTTACAGTAAAAAACGTCAGGACAAACAAACATTGGACGAAAAGAGGATTATCCGCCGACCATGTACACCAATTGAGCATGGTGGTTGCTATGTCAAACGGAAGAGCAGAAGGAAACGTACGAAGATCCACTGAG TACACGCTGAGGCCGTGCAGCGCAGGCACGGAGGGTTTTTCCCTTCGATGTGAATCGCTCTTTGTTACGGATCTGCAGGCTGTGCTGCCTTGCCTTGTCTTTGCAAAAGAGAAGTCGACGTTCCATTGGCAAGGATGTCCGTCAGACAGTCATCAAACGTACTTCTGCCAATCGGTGAACAGT GTATTGAGATTAATTCTCGCAAAGTTTGGCGTGCGTTTTGACATGGTGACGACGTCACT cggcgatgacgaagaaacgcgGCGAAAGATCGTTACAACCGTGCACCCGGCAAAAGAACTTACGAGCGTGAACATGACAACGCGCGACAGAAGCATCAAGAAAGTTCGAGCCATGATTTTCCACTGGAGAGAATACTACTCAAAC AAACGTTTCCATTATGCGACAAAAATCGAAGAGGAAACCATTCGAATTCTGAAGCAAGAGTTTGGAAAGGACGTTTTGATTCATTGCACGACCAAACTTCGACAAcgttctttcgtcgacgatgattCGTCCATGTCGTCACTTGT ATTGAaagtcgtgacgtcagacgaaTTCATATTGCCCTCCTATGTTGCTTGGATACCGAGCACGAGCTCGGGCTATCGTCTGGATGCCAATACCTTTGTAACAACGACGGCACGCAAGTGCAAACGAGCGTTCGACAACGGAGTCTGCATCAGCGGTCATTTGACTGACCAA GTGCTCGTTTTTATGGCCCTTGCTAaaggaaaatcgacgatcaGAAGCGATTATCCTCTACCTGACGATCATTGGAAAAAGGCAATTAGTGCCATAGAGAAACTTCTAGAC GTCAAATTTTCCGTTGAAATCGACGCTCGTTACCGGTTTGTTGATATAGCCTGCGAGGGCATTGGAATGCAGAATaagaattattga
- the LOC136196947 gene encoding leukocyte elastase inhibitor-like translates to MQIVALGLVFFATVSTAIAVRFGDVLANASSDFAATLLQQAGEATSSGDNTRNSNVILSPLSVMTGLSMLSLGAKSTTAQEIRKAITRSLSLPKLARGMDSLRRISNTADRLTTADRIWPKQGTQLNKEFIQKVRYVFRTAVEAVDFDQESAARQRINEWASNATNGEIDEVVPPGFLSASTQMILTDAIYFKGEWKSEFQAKETKCTRFHACDPCASTAVDMMSQTGNFPYRYSRKDRVAVLEMPYRGDNVSMFVLLPDDCASMNDLQANMNGAKIRELISDLTSQRLDVRFPRFQLNYRASLAKTLRRMGIRSAFTAGVADFSGIDGTRNLYVSDAVHEAVINVDEEGTKAAAVMMTGLQARMMIHTPEFRADRPFLFVIVDKRSNATLFAGRIADPREFGAKKCDDDAAAAAAPSRCSPTPPTTDPGPCRCPIHRSNDITLDEFCARNFDFVLVGGLESIQEMPSRLRYHLQVDRVLKPGSLPIRRGGFADYLWPKKLYYKRCECELERGKRYIIAGHDNRRGAKKVLKMDSFVAERMRPSDVERVKTFLHQCRKRSSRKAMKKDT, encoded by the exons ATGCAGATCGTCGCGTTGGGTCTTGTTTTCTTCGCAACCGTCTCGACTGCGATCGCTgttcgattcggcgacgttctcgccaACGCGAGCAGCGATTTCGCCGCGACTCTTCTTCAACAGGCCGGCGAGGCCACCTCCTCCGGCGATAACACCCGTAACTCAAACGTGATCCTATCCCCCCTGAGCGTCATGACGGGGCTCAGCATGCTCTCGCTCggcgcgaaatcgacgacagccCAAGAAATACGCAAAGCGATAACGCGATCGTTATCGCTACCCAAACTCGCGCGCGGAATGGACAGTTTGCGACGCATTAGCAACACCGCCGATCGTCTCACGACCGCCGATCGCATCTGGCCGAAACAGGGCACGCAACTCAACAAGGAATTCATCCAGAAAGTGCGCTACGTATTTCGCACCGCGGTCGAAGCGGTCGATTTCGATCAGGAATCGGCGGCGCGACAACGAATCAACGAATGGGCGTCGAACGCAACAaacggcgaaatcgacgaagtcgttccACCCGGTTTCCTCTCGGCGAGCACGCAAATGATTCTCACCGACGCAATATACTTCAAAGGCGAATGGAAATCGGAATTCCAagcgaaggaaacgaaatgCACGCGCTTTCACGCGTGCGATCCCTGCGCGTCGACCGCGGTCGATATGATGTCGCAAACGGGCAACTTTCCCTATCGCTATTCGAGGAAAGATCGCGTCGCCGTGCTCGAAATGCCCTATCGCGGCGACAACGTCTCCATGTTCGTTCTACTCCCGGACGATTGCGCGTCGATGAACGATCTCCAAGCGAACATGAACGGCGCGAAAATTCGCGAGCTGATAAGCGATTTGACGTCGCAGCGTCTCGACGTGCGTTTTCCGCGCTTCCAACTCAACTATCGCGCGAGTTTAGCGAAGACGCTACGACGCATGGGCATTCGATCGGCGTTCACCGCGGGCGTCGCCGATTTTAGCGGGATCGACGGCACGCGAAATCTCTACGTGTCCGACGCCGTTCACGAAGCGGtgatcaacgtcgacgaggagggaacgaaagcggcggcggtgatGATGACTGGCCTTCAAGCGCGCATGATGATACACACTCCCGAATTTCGCGCCGATCgtccgtttcttttcgtcatcgtcgacaaGCGATCGAACGCGACGCTTTTCGCCGGTCGGATTGCCGATCCGCGCGAGTTCGGCGCGAAGAAATGCGACG AtgatgccgccgccgccgccgccccctCGCGGTGCTCACCAACTCCACCAACCACTGACCCGGGCCCATGCCGTTGCCCCATTCATCGTTCGAACGATATAACGCTCGACGAATTCTGCGCGAGAAACTTCGACTTCG TTCTCGTTGGCGGACTGGAGAGCATTCAGGAGATGCCGTCGCGTCTTCGTTATCACCTCCAAGTCGATCGCGTTCTAAAGCCGGGCAGTTTGCCGATACGACGCGGCGGGTTCGCGGACTATCTGTGGCCCAAGAAACTCTACTACAAGCGATGCGAGTGCGAATTGGAGCGCGGGAAACGCTACATCATAGCCGGTCACGATAATCGTCGAGGAGCGAAGAAAGTTCTAAAAATGGactctttcgtcgccgaacgaatGAGaccgagcgacgtcgagcgagtAAAGACGTTCCTGCATCAGTGCCGAAAGAGGAGCAGCAGGAAGGCGATGAAGAAGGATACATAA